Proteins from one Azospirillum ramasamyi genomic window:
- a CDS encoding DUF5985 family protein, with protein sequence MLPTTSSFFTGALAALYAVAGLFFLSFWKRTRDALFASFALAFALLAVNQTVLALGGLEREEQSWVYLLRLLAFLVIIAAIVRKNFEGRRRR encoded by the coding sequence ATGCTGCCGACGACATCGAGTTTCTTCACCGGTGCGCTTGCAGCACTCTATGCGGTCGCCGGGCTGTTCTTCCTCAGCTTCTGGAAGCGGACACGCGATGCGCTGTTCGCCTCCTTCGCGCTGGCCTTCGCGCTGCTGGCGGTGAACCAGACCGTGCTGGCGCTCGGCGGGCTGGAACGGGAGGAGCAGAGCTGGGTCTATCTGCTGCGGCTGCTGGCCTTCCTCGTGATCATCGCCGCCATCGTGCGCAAGAATTTCGAGGGGCGCCGCCGCCGCTGA
- the purT gene encoding formate-dependent phosphoribosylglycinamide formyltransferase, producing MFTARILLLGSGELGKEFVIAAKRLGCEVIACDSYANAPAMQVADRAEVFSMLDADALRAAIAKHRPDFIVPEVEAIRTEVLHEFEDAGTTVVPSARAATMTMNRDRIREVAATELGLRTSRYRYAESLDEVRAGAEHTGFPCVIKPVMSSSGKGQSTVQDAAGLEAAWDYAVANMRGDRRKVIVEEFVPFDYEITLLTVRTRDGILYCEPIGHRQERGDYQESWQPVAMPQAMLDDAKAMAARVVDNLGGYGIFGVEFFVTADEVVFSELSPRPHDTGMVTLLSQNLSEFELHARAILGLPIPNIVCRAPSASAVILADRESENFRIEGLAEALSLGSAEQEVDVRLFGKPTTRKNRRMGVALATGTDTDDARARARQAADKVTIRYL from the coding sequence ATGTTCACCGCCAGGATCCTGCTGCTCGGCTCCGGTGAGCTGGGCAAGGAATTCGTCATCGCCGCCAAGCGGCTGGGCTGCGAGGTCATCGCCTGCGACAGCTACGCCAACGCCCCGGCGATGCAGGTCGCCGACCGGGCGGAGGTGTTCTCCATGCTCGACGCCGACGCCCTCCGCGCCGCCATCGCCAAGCATCGCCCCGACTTCATCGTGCCGGAGGTGGAGGCGATCCGCACCGAGGTGCTGCACGAGTTCGAGGATGCCGGCACCACCGTCGTCCCGTCGGCCCGCGCCGCCACCATGACGATGAACCGCGACCGCATCCGCGAGGTCGCCGCGACGGAACTCGGCCTGCGCACCTCGCGCTACCGCTATGCCGAAAGCCTGGACGAGGTCCGCGCCGGGGCGGAGCACACCGGATTCCCCTGCGTCATCAAGCCGGTGATGTCGTCTTCGGGCAAGGGGCAGAGCACGGTGCAGGACGCCGCCGGGCTGGAAGCCGCCTGGGACTATGCGGTGGCGAACATGCGCGGCGACCGCCGCAAGGTGATCGTCGAGGAATTCGTTCCCTTCGACTACGAAATCACCCTGCTGACCGTCCGTACCCGCGACGGCATCCTCTATTGCGAGCCGATCGGCCACCGGCAGGAACGCGGCGACTACCAGGAATCCTGGCAGCCGGTCGCCATGCCGCAGGCGATGCTGGACGATGCCAAGGCGATGGCGGCCCGCGTCGTCGACAACCTGGGCGGTTACGGCATCTTCGGCGTCGAGTTCTTCGTGACGGCCGACGAGGTCGTCTTCTCCGAACTGTCGCCGCGTCCGCACGACACCGGCATGGTCACGCTGCTGTCGCAGAACCTGTCGGAATTCGAACTGCACGCCCGCGCCATCCTCGGCCTGCCGATCCCCAACATCGTCTGCCGCGCGCCATCGGCCTCCGCGGTCATCCTGGCCGACCGCGAGTCGGAGAATTTCCGCATCGAGGGGCTGGCCGAGGCGCTGAGCCTTGGCAGTGCGGAGCAGGAGGTGGATGTCCGCCTGTTCGGCAAGCCGACCACCCGCAAGAACCGCCGCATGGGCGTGGCGCTGGCGACCGGCACCGACACCGACGATGCGCGGGCGCGGGCCAGGCAGGCGGCGGACAAGGTGACGATCCGCTACCTGTAA
- a CDS encoding DUF5985 family protein translates to MDVVKSAVYLLCFAASLLCMVLLLRSYLRSRSRLLLWSTLCFVCLAINNLLLFIDAVVLPTQVDLLPFRQFSAMAGVGVLLYGFIWDAE, encoded by the coding sequence ATGGACGTCGTGAAGTCGGCGGTCTATCTGCTGTGCTTTGCCGCCAGCCTGCTGTGCATGGTCCTGCTGCTGCGCAGCTACCTGCGGTCGCGCAGCCGGCTTCTGCTGTGGAGCACGCTGTGCTTCGTCTGCCTGGCGATCAACAACCTGCTGCTGTTCATCGATGCCGTCGTCCTGCCGACCCAGGTGGACCTGCTGCCGTTCCGCCAGTTCTCCGCCATGGCCGGCGTGGGCGTGCTGCTCTACGGCTTCATCTGGGATGCAGAGTGA
- a CDS encoding thiolase family protein: MSNRPVIVAARRTPVGRIGGSLRELPVEDLAAPVIRAVLADAGIAPAEVDEVLLGNAVGPGGNVARLSALAAGLPVSVPGVTVDRQCGSGLEAVNLAARLVQSGACDVVLAGGVESTSTAPWRVAKPSSLYRSPAFYDRARFAPDEIGDPSMIEAAENVASSYGIDRARQDRYALDSHRKAVAAQAAGRFDREIVPLTLRDGRVIERDECPRADTSFEKLAALRPILRPDGTVTAGNACPVNDGAAVVAVVSERKFRTLGLGRGLAVVDSTAAGVDPKLLGTGPVPAVTRLLDRNPGLSVCGIDLIEFNEAFAAQVLASLDALGIDRSRVSVGGGALALGHPYGASGAILVTRLFTELLFPAAGTSPRRGLATLGIGGGLGLATLLEPV; the protein is encoded by the coding sequence GTGAGCAACCGTCCGGTCATCGTCGCGGCACGCCGCACGCCGGTCGGCCGCATCGGCGGCAGCCTGCGCGAGCTTCCGGTCGAGGACCTCGCCGCGCCGGTGATCCGCGCCGTCCTTGCCGATGCCGGGATCGCGCCGGCCGAGGTGGACGAGGTGCTGCTGGGCAACGCGGTCGGTCCCGGCGGCAATGTCGCCCGGCTGTCGGCGTTGGCGGCCGGGCTGCCGGTGTCGGTGCCGGGCGTGACGGTGGACCGGCAATGCGGATCGGGGCTGGAGGCGGTCAACCTCGCCGCCCGGCTGGTGCAGTCCGGCGCCTGCGACGTCGTGCTGGCCGGCGGGGTGGAGAGCACCAGCACCGCCCCCTGGCGCGTCGCCAAGCCGTCCAGCCTCTACCGCAGCCCCGCCTTCTACGACCGCGCCCGCTTCGCTCCCGACGAGATCGGCGACCCGTCGATGATCGAGGCGGCGGAGAATGTCGCTTCCTCCTATGGCATCGACCGCGCCCGCCAGGACCGCTACGCGCTGGACAGCCACCGCAAGGCCGTCGCCGCGCAAGCCGCCGGACGCTTCGACCGGGAGATCGTGCCGCTCACCCTGCGCGACGGCCGCGTCATCGAGCGCGACGAATGTCCGCGCGCCGACACCAGCTTCGAGAAATTGGCGGCGCTGCGGCCCATCCTTCGGCCCGACGGCACCGTCACCGCCGGCAACGCCTGCCCGGTCAATGACGGCGCGGCCGTGGTGGCGGTGGTGTCGGAGCGAAAGTTCCGCACTCTCGGGCTTGGCCGCGGGCTTGCGGTGGTCGACAGCACGGCGGCGGGCGTGGACCCGAAGCTGCTCGGCACCGGCCCGGTTCCGGCGGTGACCAGGCTGCTGGACCGCAATCCCGGCCTGTCGGTCTGCGGCATCGACCTGATCGAGTTCAACGAGGCCTTCGCCGCCCAGGTGCTGGCAAGCCTCGACGCGCTGGGCATCGACCGGTCGCGCGTGTCGGTCGGCGGCGGCGCGCTGGCGCTCGGCCACCCCTACGGCGCGTCGGGAGCCATCCTGGTGACGCGCCTCTTCACCGAGTTGCTGTTCCCGGCGGCGGGCACGTCGCCCCGCCGGGGGCTCGCCACGCTCGGCATCGGCGGCGGGCTGGGGCTCGCCACGCTTCTGGAGCCCGTTTGA